From one Mycolicibacterium sp. HK-90 genomic stretch:
- a CDS encoding ABC transporter substrate-binding protein yields MIKRWKTMAAVSAAAALTLTACGGSDSGGAAPSPAPTDKVLHLSFLQDPGQPPDPDIYYAGQGLLLTTNTYEGLLQYKAGTDKPELEPLLATEWKASPDNKVFDFKLREGVKFHDGTPFTAEAVKASFDRRLAVNQGPAYMVKDVESVTPHGDYDVTITLKAPNAAFLDYLACAYGPRMMSPQGLRQNAGSDHAQSYLTNHDLGTGPYTLTAAEVGSRYAMAAFPEYWGTKPYFEKIEMPVITDVSAQQLQFNNGQLAAILHDLPSSAVQSYLDNQAFANYSLPTMMSNYLYVNPHKGMMTDAKNRTAVLQAINVDELVKQTYFGRGDVARQIYPPNMMASDFANQAVAHDPSALAGIASGLPPDQKAITIGYDSSNPDNQLVSNLLQTQLAAAGLTAKVQAYPTSEIYGWVGSDGQSAPEIFTALAWPDAPSPYTWGHISWDPDGGLNYLGCSAPPVTDALASGLPTGEAAVFSRAGLEAVKTGCWLNIADVNDFMVAQPWLKGVEQAHVVTNPNSLRLAALSVG; encoded by the coding sequence ATGATCAAGCGCTGGAAGACCATGGCCGCCGTCAGCGCGGCGGCCGCGCTGACACTGACCGCCTGCGGAGGTTCGGATTCGGGAGGCGCAGCGCCCAGTCCGGCGCCGACCGACAAGGTGCTGCACCTGTCGTTCCTGCAGGACCCCGGTCAGCCGCCAGACCCCGACATCTACTACGCCGGCCAAGGCCTGTTGCTGACCACCAACACGTATGAGGGGTTGCTGCAGTACAAGGCGGGCACCGACAAGCCCGAACTCGAACCGCTTTTGGCCACCGAGTGGAAAGCGTCGCCGGACAACAAGGTGTTCGACTTCAAGCTGCGCGAAGGCGTCAAGTTTCACGACGGCACCCCGTTCACCGCGGAGGCCGTCAAGGCGTCCTTCGATCGAAGGCTGGCCGTCAACCAGGGCCCGGCCTACATGGTGAAGGACGTGGAATCGGTTACCCCGCACGGTGATTACGACGTCACCATCACACTGAAGGCACCCAACGCGGCTTTCCTCGACTACCTCGCCTGCGCGTACGGGCCCAGGATGATGAGCCCTCAAGGCCTGCGACAGAACGCGGGCTCCGACCACGCGCAGAGCTATCTGACGAACCACGACCTCGGGACCGGGCCGTACACGCTCACCGCGGCCGAAGTCGGATCCAGGTATGCGATGGCGGCGTTTCCGGAGTACTGGGGAACCAAGCCGTACTTCGAGAAGATCGAGATGCCGGTGATCACCGATGTCTCGGCGCAGCAGCTCCAGTTCAACAACGGGCAGCTCGCCGCGATCCTGCATGACCTGCCCTCATCCGCGGTCCAGTCCTACCTGGACAACCAGGCATTCGCCAACTACTCGCTGCCGACCATGATGTCCAACTACCTGTACGTGAACCCGCACAAAGGCATGATGACCGACGCCAAGAACCGCACCGCGGTGCTGCAGGCAATCAATGTCGATGAGCTCGTCAAGCAGACCTACTTCGGGCGCGGCGACGTCGCACGGCAGATCTATCCGCCCAACATGATGGCCTCGGACTTCGCCAATCAGGCTGTGGCCCACGATCCGTCGGCGCTGGCCGGCATCGCGTCGGGACTCCCCCCGGACCAGAAGGCGATCACGATCGGCTACGACTCGAGCAATCCCGACAATCAACTGGTCAGCAATCTGCTCCAGACGCAGCTCGCCGCGGCGGGATTGACGGCCAAGGTGCAGGCGTACCCGACCTCCGAGATCTACGGCTGGGTCGGTTCCGACGGTCAGTCGGCTCCAGAGATCTTCACCGCCCTGGCCTGGCCCGACGCCCCGTCGCCGTACACCTGGGGCCACATTTCGTGGGATCCGGACGGCGGCCTGAACTATCTGGGCTGTTCGGCACCACCGGTCACCGACGCGCTGGCAAGTGGCCTGCCCACCGGTGAGGCCGCGGTGTTCTCGCGGGCCGGGCTGGAAGCGGTGAAGACCGGCTGCTGGCTGAACATCGCCGACGTCAACGACTTCATGGTGGCCCAGCCCTGGCTCAAGGGCGTCGAACAGGCCCACGTGGTGACAAACCCCAACTCGCTGCGGCTCGCCGCACTGTCGGTGGGCTGA